A single window of Leptolyngbya ohadii IS1 DNA harbors:
- a CDS encoding PucR family transcriptional regulator, whose translation MNEPERIGRSIGWGGERALSHFLRIPLQHDTETGEVIVGKPANREMISPRLAQALVELVINQSTQRHLPSQHELKNELIDDLLHDRIEDETVIWNRAKRLGIDLSPPRAVILVDAARYILQPFTSLSVDSLEMEQRRAQAVISSIVSFFHLPNDTICAYLGEGEVAVLKASNSKNLGLWADCEDGTEGLSSSWANLAALKRAADALLLRLRNDTGATINVGIGRYHPGVRGLARSHEDARAALSLGKRLQGNNQVHCLGELGIAAFVGVADEETKIDLAKYLLSPLDHEPELLVTLNTFFAENCCPSTTAKQLSIHRNTLGYRLDKIASLTGLDPRKFDDAVQMRLCLLLRSLQGQQSQR comes from the coding sequence TTGAATGAACCAGAGAGGATTGGACGATCGATTGGCTGGGGGGGCGAACGGGCACTGTCCCATTTTTTGAGAATTCCGCTCCAGCACGATACAGAAACGGGGGAAGTCATTGTCGGCAAGCCTGCTAACCGCGAAATGATCTCGCCTCGCCTTGCTCAAGCTCTGGTTGAACTGGTGATTAATCAATCTACACAGCGGCATTTACCCAGCCAGCACGAACTCAAGAATGAATTAATTGATGACCTACTGCACGATCGGATTGAAGATGAGACAGTAATTTGGAATCGGGCAAAGCGATTAGGAATTGATTTGTCTCCTCCCAGAGCAGTGATTCTGGTTGATGCTGCCCGCTATATCCTGCAACCGTTTACTTCCCTGAGTGTAGATTCGCTAGAAATGGAGCAGCGACGGGCACAGGCGGTCATCAGCAGCATTGTTAGCTTTTTTCATCTGCCGAACGATACGATTTGCGCTTATTTAGGTGAGGGAGAGGTGGCAGTCCTGAAAGCCAGCAACAGCAAAAATTTGGGACTGTGGGCAGATTGTGAGGACGGCACAGAAGGACTGAGTTCCTCCTGGGCAAATTTAGCAGCTCTGAAACGGGCAGCCGATGCGCTGCTGCTGCGCCTCCGCAATGATACTGGCGCAACAATCAATGTGGGAATTGGGCGCTATCATCCGGGCGTGCGGGGGCTGGCACGTTCTCATGAGGATGCCAGAGCGGCTCTGTCGCTGGGAAAGCGATTGCAGGGAAATAATCAGGTTCACTGTTTGGGCGAGTTAGGCATTGCGGCTTTTGTCGGCGTTGCCGATGAAGAAACTAAAATTGATTTAGCAAAATATTTGCTCAGTCCGCTCGACCACGAACCAGAATTATTAGTTACGCTCAATACATTTTTTGCCGAAAACTGCTGCCCTTCCACAACAGCAAAACAGCTTTCAATTCATCGCAATACGCTAGGCTATCGTCTTGATAAAATTGCGTCTTTGACGGGACTTGACCCCCGAAAATTTGATGATGCAGTCCAGATGCGTTTGTGTTTACTGCTGCGATCGCTTCAAGGTCAGCAGAGTCAGCG
- a CDS encoding thioredoxin family protein: MITAQSFGFKDLIASSNLPLLVVFFSPLCGPSHLMDTVLQEVAQRTVDRLQIVKIDSEAYPSLASQYQVHALPTLLLFQHGELVARLEDERTENLMPADRLMQLLKPHL, from the coding sequence ATGATTACCGCTCAATCGTTTGGCTTTAAAGATTTAATCGCAAGCTCAAATCTACCGTTGCTTGTCGTGTTCTTTAGTCCTCTTTGCGGTCCTTCCCACCTGATGGATACCGTGCTGCAAGAGGTAGCGCAGCGCACAGTCGATCGACTTCAGATTGTAAAAATTGACAGTGAAGCCTATCCCTCCCTGGCTTCCCAATATCAAGTTCATGCGCTACCGACCCTGCTTCTGTTCCAGCATGGTGAACTGGTTGCCCGTCTAGAGGATGAGCGAACCGAGAACCTAATGCCTGCCGATCGTCTGATGCAGCTTCTTAAACCGCACCTGTAA
- a CDS encoding TerB family tellurite resistance protein — protein MDSNSPQKPDSPSTGEPSSDRPTFPSMPLRPPEIHLPDPEQLSGQIAEQVHFALTIMERMGAGMNGMVEDAFYRMGQSAIDTATEMTSELSKTIESLSHSATDLGQSTFDWANQASQTTLRESHKVLDQTLQNTGQAVDTVAKMPQLRQWFNFLKIDWLINLIDRVDVRKATDAVRKLQEQYPNESPAQIAHHIIVEKAVYAGGMGFASSLVPGEAAALLAVDLAATTALQTEMVYQIAAAYGLDLRDPARKGEVLAIFGLALGGSQAVRAGLKMLRFVPMAGAFVGASTNATMMYALGYAACRFYEAKLDTDKLPTETIDALQAESDRYLTNIAINQQTIIDKVLVHMINASYPDHDWNAILPKLSVLQLSSASLEAIAAEIRSPQPLDQLLQNLNRDYATLLLAQCYRIANVDGNQSPEEAQILNTIAERFNLNLDDVKRMVEGT, from the coding sequence ATGGACAGCAATTCGCCGCAAAAGCCCGATAGCCCTTCGACCGGAGAACCGTCTTCCGATCGTCCCACTTTTCCTTCTATGCCACTGCGTCCGCCCGAAATTCATCTGCCTGACCCGGAGCAGTTGTCGGGACAAATTGCAGAGCAGGTTCACTTTGCGCTGACGATAATGGAGCGCATGGGTGCCGGAATGAATGGCATGGTTGAAGATGCGTTCTATCGGATGGGGCAATCTGCGATCGACACTGCCACCGAAATGACTTCGGAGCTATCGAAGACGATCGAATCCTTGAGCCATAGCGCCACTGATCTGGGACAATCGACGTTTGATTGGGCGAATCAAGCCAGCCAAACCACGCTGCGCGAGTCCCACAAAGTGCTGGATCAAACCTTGCAAAATACTGGGCAGGCAGTGGACACGGTGGCAAAAATGCCCCAACTGCGCCAGTGGTTCAACTTCCTCAAGATCGATTGGCTGATTAATCTGATCGATCGGGTTGATGTTCGGAAGGCGACCGATGCGGTCAGGAAGCTTCAGGAGCAGTATCCCAACGAATCGCCAGCCCAGATTGCCCATCACATTATAGTCGAGAAGGCGGTATACGCAGGCGGTATGGGGTTTGCTAGCAGCTTGGTTCCCGGTGAAGCGGCGGCATTGCTGGCGGTAGATCTGGCGGCGACGACTGCCCTACAAACCGAAATGGTTTACCAGATTGCGGCGGCTTATGGTCTAGATTTGCGCGATCCGGCTCGGAAAGGGGAAGTGCTGGCGATCTTTGGCTTGGCGCTGGGGGGAAGTCAGGCGGTGCGAGCAGGACTCAAAATGCTGCGGTTTGTGCCGATGGCGGGTGCCTTTGTGGGCGCAAGTACCAACGCTACGATGATGTATGCCTTGGGCTATGCTGCCTGCCGATTCTACGAGGCAAAGCTGGACACCGACAAACTGCCCACGGAAACGATCGACGCATTGCAGGCGGAAAGCGATCGCTACCTCACCAATATTGCGATCAACCAGCAGACGATCATAGATAAGGTGCTGGTTCACATGATTAACGCCAGCTATCCAGACCACGACTGGAACGCAATTCTGCCCAAACTTTCGGTGCTTCAGCTGAGTTCCGCCTCCCTGGAAGCGATTGCCGCCGAAATTCGATCGCCCCAGCCCCTCGATCAGCTCCTGCAAAACCTGAACCGGGACTACGCCACCCTGCTGCTGGCACAGTGCTATCGCATTGCGAATGTAGACGGCAACCAGTCTCCCGAAGAAGCCCAAATCCTGAATACGATCGCAGAACGGTTCAACCTCAATCTTGATGACGTGAAACGAATGGTGGAGGGCACCTAG
- a CDS encoding TspO/MBR family protein: protein MQPWMVIGGVTFLVSLGAFLIRPRDIKWEMKLDRPRWLVFEPLIPVIWTVVFVTGAASATIVWNHAPGTLTTWLLMAVYLLLEVVTVAYIPATLRTRSLAVGTTLGAIGVVIGIALAIAVWYISPWATLLLLPYLAWSPIGTLTTGQMIDLNPEAE, encoded by the coding sequence ATGCAACCCTGGATGGTAATTGGCGGCGTTACGTTCCTGGTGTCCCTGGGGGCATTCCTGATTCGCCCTCGCGATATTAAGTGGGAAATGAAGCTCGATCGTCCCCGCTGGCTGGTATTTGAACCGCTGATTCCGGTGATCTGGACAGTGGTATTTGTCACGGGCGCCGCCTCAGCAACGATCGTGTGGAATCATGCGCCAGGTACGCTAACCACCTGGCTGCTCATGGCAGTCTATCTGCTGCTGGAAGTTGTCACCGTTGCCTATATTCCCGCTACCTTGAGAACGCGCAGCCTTGCCGTAGGTACGACCCTGGGAGCGATCGGCGTTGTGATTGGCATTGCCCTGGCGATTGCCGTCTGGTATATCTCTCCCTGGGCAACCCTGCTGCTGCTGCCCTACCTGGCATGGAGTCCGATCGGCACCCTCACCACCGGGCAGATGATCGACCTCAACCCGGAAGCAGAATAG
- the mgtE gene encoding magnesium transporter → MLTQERKLALSEFAAGDRLSNLNRLKAELTELQAVDISEYISELPADQRAIAFRLLRKDQATDVFEYLPADIQESLIESLHAADVRQLVNSMRPDDRAELFDELPARIVRLLLQQLNPEERQATAIILGYPEGTAGRIMTTEYVKLREGLTVGEALEKIRRTDEDKETIYYAYVTDDSRRLVSVVSLRQLLFTFPDVLIRDIASDRVIRAYTEMPQEEVARLMQRYDLLAVPVVDREDRLVGIVTIDDVIDVLQEEATEDIQKLAGAGGDEAALSHPLVTVQKRLPWLLINIALYVGAASAIAPFQDVIKLVPVLAVVMPILSNTSGNVAIQALSVTVRGLGIGEVTHADTIKILRKELLAGLGTAAALGFALVILSLIWAVPAERWVSLVAGGVMIVNVFVAASLGTLLPMGLKRVGLDPALISGPLLTTTLDAVGFFTFLSLISIALRFVGT, encoded by the coding sequence ATGCTTACCCAGGAACGCAAGCTTGCCCTGTCAGAGTTTGCTGCGGGCGATCGGCTGTCAAACCTGAATCGTCTGAAAGCGGAACTGACGGAACTCCAGGCAGTCGATATCAGCGAGTACATCAGCGAACTCCCTGCCGATCAGAGAGCGATCGCCTTTCGCTTGTTACGGAAAGACCAGGCGACTGATGTATTCGAATATCTGCCTGCGGACATTCAGGAATCCCTGATTGAGTCGCTCCATGCGGCGGATGTGCGCCAGCTGGTCAACTCCATGCGACCGGACGATCGCGCCGAGCTGTTTGACGAACTGCCTGCCCGGATCGTGCGTTTGCTGCTTCAGCAGCTCAATCCCGAAGAGCGTCAGGCAACGGCAATTATTCTGGGCTATCCCGAAGGCACCGCCGGACGGATCATGACCACGGAATACGTAAAGCTGCGCGAGGGCTTGACGGTTGGGGAGGCATTAGAAAAGATTCGCCGCACAGACGAAGACAAAGAAACAATTTACTACGCCTACGTTACCGACGATTCGCGTCGATTGGTCAGCGTAGTTTCCCTGCGGCAATTGCTGTTTACCTTTCCAGATGTGCTGATTCGCGACATTGCAAGCGATCGGGTGATCAGGGCTTACACCGAGATGCCCCAGGAAGAGGTGGCACGGCTGATGCAGCGATATGATTTGTTGGCGGTTCCGGTGGTCGATCGGGAGGATCGGCTCGTTGGAATTGTCACGATCGATGACGTGATCGACGTTCTTCAGGAAGAAGCCACCGAAGATATTCAGAAACTTGCCGGAGCCGGAGGAGACGAAGCTGCTCTATCCCACCCGCTCGTCACGGTTCAAAAACGCCTGCCCTGGCTGCTGATCAACATTGCGCTGTACGTGGGAGCCGCTAGCGCGATCGCACCTTTCCAGGATGTCATCAAGCTGGTTCCTGTCCTGGCGGTCGTGATGCCCATTTTGTCTAATACAAGTGGCAATGTGGCAATTCAGGCACTTTCGGTCACGGTGCGCGGTTTGGGGATTGGAGAAGTCACCCACGCGGATACCATCAAAATTCTCCGCAAAGAGCTGCTTGCCGGACTGGGAACCGCTGCTGCTCTGGGGTTTGCCCTGGTAATTCTGTCGCTAATCTGGGCTGTCCCGGCGGAGAGATGGGTGTCGCTGGTGGCGGGTGGCGTGATGATTGTGAATGTCTTTGTTGCTGCCAGTCTGGGAACCCTGCTGCCGATGGGACTGAAGCGAGTGGGGCTTGATCCGGCGCTAATTAGCGGACCTCTGCTGACGACAACCCTGGATGCCGTCGGATTTTTCACGTTCCTGAGCCTGATTTCGATCGCGCTTCGATTTGTCGGTACCTGA
- a CDS encoding AraC family transcriptional regulator produces MQSVAQEAGISSDRLELVTEFRIRDPQLEQILMLLKAELYKGGGGIGRLYAESLANVLAAHLLREYSSTQPRVAQYEGGLGDRKLLQISEYIHAHLDQDIKLADLANVASVSQFYFSRLFKQSTGISPHQYLLQQRVERAKQLLKTSRLAIAEVALQCGFNSQSHLGKVLREATGMTPKEYRQQ; encoded by the coding sequence TTGCAATCCGTTGCCCAGGAAGCAGGCATTAGTTCCGATCGCCTGGAACTGGTGACAGAATTTCGGATCCGCGATCCTCAGTTAGAGCAAATTTTGATGCTGCTGAAAGCCGAACTCTACAAAGGAGGTGGCGGAATTGGGCGGTTGTATGCTGAGTCATTAGCCAATGTGCTAGCCGCTCACCTGTTGCGGGAGTATTCCAGCACTCAACCTCGTGTCGCGCAGTATGAGGGAGGATTGGGCGATCGCAAACTCCTACAAATCTCAGAATATATCCACGCCCATCTGGATCAAGACATCAAATTGGCTGACCTTGCCAATGTTGCGTCGGTGAGTCAGTTTTATTTCAGCCGTTTATTCAAGCAGTCTACCGGAATCTCTCCACATCAATATTTACTTCAGCAGCGAGTAGAGCGAGCCAAGCAGTTGTTGAAGACATCGCGGTTGGCGATCGCAGAGGTTGCGCTTCAGTGTGGATTTAATAGCCAGAGTCACTTAGGGAAGGTGCTTCGAGAAGCAACCGGAATGACCCCTAAGGAGTATCGTCAGCAGTAG
- a CDS encoding LysR family transcriptional regulator translates to MLNVLNQLPELIAFVESVEGNSFSAAARSLDTTPSAISKRVARLEDRLGVRLLQRTTRSLSLTAEGAAYYERVSCLLRELNDANDLVISRGKPRGKLTVSTSLDFGQWLLVQSIPEFLAQYPEIQIDLRLSDRVVDLVTEGIDVAIRLGNLEDSRLMFRPLGQTQFVLCAAPDYLKTHGIPTAPNDLIHHNCLQYMFQGRPEPWMFWVDQKWQTVPVKGSFYSDNGGALKNAAIAGLGITRLLGFQVKQEVEQGQLVLLFPNQISPGLAVHALFTHQRNLSPRVRVFLEFLNGYCKQFLGEMEKNLKTMA, encoded by the coding sequence ATGCTGAATGTTCTCAATCAGTTGCCCGAACTGATCGCCTTTGTCGAAAGCGTGGAGGGCAATAGCTTCAGTGCAGCTGCCCGATCGCTCGACACGACTCCCTCCGCCATTAGCAAGCGAGTTGCCAGGTTAGAAGACCGATTAGGAGTACGGCTGCTGCAACGCACGACGCGATCGCTCAGCTTAACCGCAGAGGGAGCGGCTTATTATGAGCGGGTATCCTGCTTACTGAGGGAACTCAACGATGCCAATGATCTGGTCATTTCCAGAGGCAAGCCACGTGGCAAGCTGACGGTCAGTACATCGCTAGATTTTGGGCAGTGGTTGCTGGTGCAATCGATTCCAGAATTTCTAGCGCAATATCCAGAGATCCAGATTGACTTACGCTTGAGCGATCGCGTGGTGGATTTAGTGACCGAAGGCATTGATGTTGCCATTCGCCTGGGTAACTTAGAGGACTCGCGCTTGATGTTTAGACCGCTCGGACAAACTCAGTTTGTGCTTTGTGCGGCACCAGATTATCTCAAAACGCATGGTATTCCAACGGCTCCAAATGACCTGATTCATCACAACTGTTTGCAGTATATGTTTCAGGGACGACCAGAACCCTGGATGTTTTGGGTTGACCAGAAGTGGCAAACGGTTCCCGTGAAAGGTTCGTTTTATTCCGACAATGGTGGTGCATTAAAGAATGCAGCGATCGCCGGATTAGGTATTACTCGCTTACTCGGTTTTCAAGTCAAACAAGAAGTTGAGCAAGGGCAACTCGTTTTGCTATTCCCTAATCAAATATCTCCTGGTCTTGCGGTTCATGCGCTGTTTACTCATCAGCGTAATCTGTCACCGCGAGTGCGAGTTTTTCTTGAGTTTCTGAATGGCTATTGCAAACAGTTTTTGGGAGAGATGGAGAAGAACCTGAAGACAATGGCATAA
- a CDS encoding SDR family oxidoreductase, whose protein sequence is MRSKKVVIVTAASRGIGAGCARELATQGYAVSLFARSPSVLDLAQELGGIAVQGSLSNAQNLETLVQTTLNQLGRIDAVVNSFGDPPRPDLLEISDDLWLENFEMLFLSVVRLARLVTKPMRQQGGGAIVNISACDSQEPSLGTPFSGTLRAAMEGFTKLYAQRYRGDRIRMNCVAPYFVADSLEELAGWDVPSDLMWGRPATYAELAKTVAFLISDDAQFISGTTLKVDEARSAAI, encoded by the coding sequence ATGCGTTCAAAAAAAGTGGTCATTGTCACCGCAGCAAGTCGCGGCATTGGGGCAGGTTGTGCGCGGGAACTAGCTACTCAAGGATATGCTGTCTCCTTGTTTGCGCGATCGCCCAGCGTTTTGGATCTAGCACAGGAATTAGGCGGCATTGCGGTTCAAGGTTCCCTATCTAATGCACAGAATTTAGAGACGTTAGTGCAAACGACGCTCAATCAGTTGGGGCGAATTGATGCAGTTGTGAACAGTTTTGGTGATCCACCCCGACCTGACTTGTTAGAGATTTCTGATGATCTGTGGTTGGAGAACTTTGAAATGCTGTTTTTGAGCGTGGTGCGATTAGCGCGTTTGGTGACAAAACCAATGCGTCAGCAAGGCGGTGGGGCGATCGTCAATATTTCTGCCTGCGATTCGCAGGAACCCTCCCTCGGAACGCCATTTAGCGGCACACTGCGAGCAGCAATGGAAGGCTTTACCAAACTCTATGCTCAACGTTACCGAGGCGATCGTATCCGTATGAATTGTGTTGCTCCTTATTTCGTGGCAGATAGCCTGGAGGAATTAGCGGGATGGGATGTTCCCAGTGATCTGATGTGGGGACGTCCGGCAACCTATGCAGAACTGGCAAAGACGGTTGCGTTTCTGATTTCTGACGATGCCCAATTCATTTCAGGAACGACGTTGAAAGTGGATGAGGCGCGATCGGCTGCAATTTAG